A segment of the Streptococcus dysgalactiae subsp. dysgalactiae genome:
GGCCACGGCTACAGCTAAATCAATGGCAGGTTCGTCTAGTTTGACACCACCAGCCGACTTGAGGTAAGCATCTTGATTTTGCAAGAGAAGCCCACAGCGTTTTTCTAAAACTGCCATGATTAGGCTCACACGATTGAAATCAAGTCCCGTAGTGGTTCGTCTAGCATTGCCAAAAACGGTTGGGGTGACCAAAGATTGGACTTCCGCTAAAATTGAACGACTGCCTTCCATGGTCACCACAATGGCGGATCCTGTAGCACCATCTAATCGCTCTTCAAGAAAGACCTGACTTGGATTTAAGACCTCAACAAGTCCAGCTGATTGCATTTCAAAAATACCGATCTCGTTGGTAGAGCCAAAACGGTTTTTCACCGCCCGCAGGATGCGAAAGGTGTGATGCCTTTCTCCTTCAAAATAGAGAACGGTATCCACCATGTGTTCTAACATACGGGGACCAGCCAAGGTTCCTTCCTTGGTAACATGTCCCACAATAAAGGTTGCAATGTTGTTAGTCTTTGCAAGTTGCATCAATTCGGCAGTGACTTCTCTCACCTGACTAACAGATCCTTGAACACCTGTAATATCAGGACTCATGATGGTTTGGATAGAATCAATAATCAAAAAATCTGGATTCAGGTTTTCAATCTCTGTACGAATGGCCTGCATATTGGTTTCAGCATAGAGGTAAAATTCATTGTCAATATCCCCCAGACGCTCACTCCGCAGTTTAATCTGCTCTGCTGATTCTTCTCCAGAAACATACAGAACAGTTCCCTTATTAGCTAGCTGCGTGGATACTTGCAGGAGTAAGGTGGACTTCCCAATACCTGGATCGCCACCAATTAAAATCAAGCTCCCCGGAACGACACCACCACCGAGGACACGGTTAAACTCTGCCATATCGGTCTGTGTCCGATGATAGTTGATATTGTCCACATCTTTTAATTTAACGGGCTTACTTTTCTCACCTGTCAAACTAACACGAGCATTTTTAATCTCTTTGACCTCAACTTCTTCCACAAAGGAAGACCAGGCCGAGCAGTTTGGGCAACGCCCTAAATATTTGGGTGACTGATATCCACATTCTTGACAAATGAAGGTTGCTTTTTTCTTTGCTATGGTACTCTCCCCCTTGATAAAATCAACAAGCTAGTCCTGTTGCATTAAGTAACAGGACCCTATTGGCTATAACACAACTTTCTTATTTTCCGGTAGAACCAAAACCACCTGTTCGTTCACCGCTGGCTTGATCACCATCAGCAATCAAGAAAGGCATGAAAACACCTTGAATAATGCGCTCACCAACTGCCAGTGTAACCGGTTGGTCCGTAATGTTTTGCATCTGCGCAAAAATATGCCCTTCATTAGCATCATTTCCATAGTAATCCCCATCGATAACTCCAACGGAATTAATTAAAATCAACCCTTTTTTCCGAGGATTTGACGAACGGTCATAGAGGTAAAGTACTTCGCCATCTTGCATATAGGCTTTAACGCCTGTTGGCACCAACTTAATCTCTCCTGGTGCAATGGTTACGGCCTCAGCAACAGACAAGTCATAACCAGCCGCATGCGCTGTCTCACGTTTTGGTAATAGGTCCTTATTGGTAAATCCTGATATAAGCTCAAACCCACGAATCTTAGTCATCTTTTTCATATCCTTTCAAGTCAATCATATCCTCTTATTATAGAATATTCGCAAAAGAATAGCAAAAAAGCGGTCGACTTTAAGCTGACCGCTCTTTAAAGCATATTATCACATCTCTTCCCCCCGATAACTAAAGCGGATGTGGGGGAAATCATTATCCAAATCCTTGTCTGCCATAAAAGCTTTGGCATCTTTTTTCACTTGAATCAAGTCAATGCCCTGCATTTTGGCAGCGTAGACACAGCCACAATAGCATTGGCGGTAAATATCATACTCCTCACACATTTCAACGGATCTGCGATAACCGTTGTTTTTCTTGAAATCACTTGGCAGATATTTGGTGGTGTAAACCTTTTGCACATCGATACCCACATCATTAATGATTTGCGAATTTTTATGAGGACTGATGGTTAGGGCACTGGCAAAGTAGTCAAAACCAAGTTCCACTGCTTTTTGAGCGGTCTTGTCTAATCGGTAATCAAAACAGACACGGCAACGATCCCCACCTTCTGGTTCCTCTTCTAAGCCTCGCACTTGTCGAACGTACTCATTGGGGACATAGTCCGCTTCGAGAAACTGAACAGTATTGCCTGTTTTAGCGTTGAACTCAGAGACAAACTGTTGTGTCACATAAGCTCTACGATGGTATTCGTCCTTAGGGTGAATGTTAGAATTGGCAAAGTAAACCGTAATGTCAGCAAACTGCGTCAGGTATTCTAGAGTGTAAGTGGAGCAAGGGGCACAGCAGACGTGCATTAAAATACTGGGACGCACGGATTCTTTCGCCCAAGCCTTGGTCATCTGCTGCATGACCCTGTCATAATTTATCTTTTGATTGGGATTCATGTTAGCGAGAATCTCTTGTAAATCAATCATTGTTGCTACTTTCTAGTTGTTTTTTCTCTTGCTTGCTATTATACCACACCAATCAAAAAAGCTTGACTGCTTTATTGATAAGCAAAAAAACTCCGCTAAGAAGCGGAGCTGATATCATCTATTCAAAGACAAATTGATTGTGATACAATTCAGCATAAAAGCCTTTTTGATGCAATAATTCCTGATGGTTTCCTTGCTCAATGATCTTACCATCCTTGAGAACAATAATTTGATCTGCATTTAAAATGGTTTTGAGGCGGTGAGCAATGACAAAGCTGGTTCGACCTGCTACGATAGCTTCCATGGCCCGTTGAATTTTACTTTCGGTAACCGTATCAACATTTGAAGTGGCTTCATCCAAAATCAACACTTCAGGATCAGTAAGCAGGGTTCTGGCAATAGAAATTAACTGCTTTTGACCTGTTGAAAAGACGTTGTCATCATCTGAGACATAGGTATTGTACCCTTCTGGTAAGGACATGATAAAGTCATGAATATGGGTTGCACGCGCAGCAGTTTCAACCATGTCTTGACTAATGGTCTGATCGCCAAAACGAATATTATCGGCAATGGTTCCTGAAAAAAGAACAGACTCTTGCAACACAATCCCAACCTTCTGACGGAGACTATCCAAATCGTAGTCACGAATATCACGACCATCAAAGGTAATCGAACCTGCATCCACATCGTAGAAACGGTTAATCAAGTTCATAATGGTGGTCTTTCCAGAACCTGTCGGTCCAACCACGGCAATCATTTTGCCCTTGGGTGCCACAATAGACACATCTGATAAGACTTTTTGCCCAGGAAGGTAACCAAAATCAACGTGATTGATGGCCACTGCTTCTTTTAAGCTGGTAAATGCTGGTGCATTTTGTGGACGAACTTCTTCGGTCTCATCAAACATTTCTTGAATACGGTGAGCACCGGTAAAGGCCAACTGTAATTCTCCCCAACTAGATGCAATTTGCATCATGGGTTGATAATATTGTTGCGAATACTGAACAAAAGTCACCACCAAACCTAGAGCTGCGGCAGCTTGTATGGATTTGTCGTTGAGGACAATTGCTGAACCAGCAAAAATCACGATAGCTGTGTTAACCAGGCTCATCCCATTCATGACTGGGAACAACAGCCCTGAGAACAGACGCCCTTTGAAGGTTGCCTGCCGAACCTTCTCATTGTGTTCCAAAAAACCTGCAACCGTTTCTTCTTGAACACCCTGTACAATAATCGCTTTTTGGCCAGAAATTTTTTCGTCCATGTAAGCATTTAAGGCACTAACCTCTTGCTGTTGAATATTGGTGTATTTTCTTGCCAAACGAATGATAATGACTAGGAAAATAAGAGCAACTG
Coding sequences within it:
- the radA gene encoding DNA repair protein RadA, which produces MAKKKATFICQECGYQSPKYLGRCPNCSAWSSFVEEVEVKEIKNARVSLTGEKSKPVKLKDVDNINYHRTQTDMAEFNRVLGGGVVPGSLILIGGDPGIGKSTLLLQVSTQLANKGTVLYVSGEESAEQIKLRSERLGDIDNEFYLYAETNMQAIRTEIENLNPDFLIIDSIQTIMSPDITGVQGSVSQVREVTAELMQLAKTNNIATFIVGHVTKEGTLAGPRMLEHMVDTVLYFEGERHHTFRILRAVKNRFGSTNEIGIFEMQSAGLVEVLNPSQVFLEERLDGATGSAIVVTMEGSRSILAEVQSLVTPTVFGNARRTTTGLDFNRVSLIMAVLEKRCGLLLQNQDAYLKSAGGVKLDEPAIDLAVAVAIASSYKEKPTNPQEAFLGEVGLTGEIRRVTRIEQRINEAAKLGFTKIYAPKNALQGISIPNDIEVVGVTTVGQVLKAVFG
- a CDS encoding dUTP diphosphatase; protein product: MTKIRGFELISGFTNKDLLPKRETAHAAGYDLSVAEAVTIAPGEIKLVPTGVKAYMQDGEVLYLYDRSSNPRKKGLILINSVGVIDGDYYGNDANEGHIFAQMQNITDQPVTLAVGERIIQGVFMPFLIADGDQASGERTGGFGSTGK
- a CDS encoding epoxyqueuosine reductase QueH translates to MIDLQEILANMNPNQKINYDRVMQQMTKAWAKESVRPSILMHVCCAPCSTYTLEYLTQFADITVYFANSNIHPKDEYHRRAYVTQQFVSEFNAKTGNTVQFLEADYVPNEYVRQVRGLEEEPEGGDRCRVCFDYRLDKTAQKAVELGFDYFASALTISPHKNSQIINDVGIDVQKVYTTKYLPSDFKKNNGYRRSVEMCEEYDIYRQCYCGCVYAAKMQGIDLIQVKKDAKAFMADKDLDNDFPHIRFSYRGEEM
- a CDS encoding ABC transporter ATP-binding protein; the encoded protein is MKTARFFWFYFKRYRISFVVIAAAIILATYLQVKAPVFLGDSLTELGKIGQAYYVAKMSGQTHFSTDLSAFNAVMFKLLMAYIFTVLANLIYSFLFTRIVAHSTNRMRKGLFGKLERLTVAFFDRHKDGDILSRFTSDLDNIQNSLNQSLVQVVTNIALYIGLVWMMFRQDSRLALLAMASTPVALIFLVIIIRLARKYTNIQQQEVSALNAYMDEKISGQKAIIVQGVQEETVAGFLEHNEKVRQATFKGRLFSGLLFPVMNGMSLVNTAIVIFAGSAIVLNDKSIQAAAALGLVVTFVQYSQQYYQPMMQIASSWGELQLAFTGAHRIQEMFDETEEVRPQNAPAFTSLKEAVAINHVDFGYLPGQKVLSDVSIVAPKGKMIAVVGPTGSGKTTIMNLINRFYDVDAGSITFDGRDIRDYDLDSLRQKVGIVLQESVLFSGTIADNIRFGDQTISQDMVETAARATHIHDFIMSLPEGYNTYVSDDDNVFSTGQKQLISIARTLLTDPEVLILDEATSNVDTVTESKIQRAMEAIVAGRTSFVIAHRLKTILNADQIIVLKDGKIIEQGNHQELLHQKGFYAELYHNQFVFE